DNA sequence from the Pseudoglutamicibacter cumminsii genome:
GATTGCGCATGGTGTTGAGATGATGCGTGCGGGCGCGGACATTATCGATGTGGGTGGTGAGTCGACGCGTCCGGGCGCTGATTTTGTGGATCCTGAGGTTGAGGTTTCCCGTGTGGTGCCTGTTGTGAAGGGTCTTGTTGCGGCGGGTGCTGTGGTTTCGGTTGATACGACGCATGCGTCGACTGCGCGTGCGGCGTGGGAGGCTGGCGCGCATCTGATTAATGATGTTTCGGGTCTGACGTTTGAGCCTGAGATGGCGCAGGTTGTTGCTGAGCTGGGTGCTCGTGTTGTGTTGACGCATCGTCGTGGTGATCAGAAGACGATGGTGGATCACGCTGAGTATGGCGATGTTGTGGCTGAGGTGGTTTCGGAGCTGGTGGAGGTCCGGGATCAGTTTGTTGCAGCGGGTGTGGCTCGGGAGAACATTATTTTGGATCCGGGTGTGGGTTTCGCGAAGAACGCTGAGCATGATTGGGCTGTTTTGAATGCGACGGATCGTTTTGTGGCTTTGGGTCATGACGTTTTGATTGGTACGTCGCGTAAGCGTTTCTTGGGTCGTTTGTTGGAGGAGCGTAAGCGTCCGCATGAGGTTGCGGATCGTGATGCTGCTACGCATGCGACGAGCGCGTTGGCCGCGGCGTCGGGTGCGTGGGCTGTGCGTGTTCATGATGTTGCTGGTACGCGTGACGCTGTGGAGGTTGCTCGTGCGTGGGTGAACCCGGCTGAGGCGGTTGAGGCGTGAGGCCTTTCCAGTGGGATGGTCATGACGTCATTACGATCAGCGGGATTTCTGCGACAGGTTTTCATGGCGTTTTCGACCATGAGCGGCGTGAGGGCCAGACGTTCGTTGTCGATGTGAAGGTTGCGACGTCGTTCCGGGTGTCTGCTGCGTCTGATGATGTTTCGGACACGTTGGATTATGGCTTGATGTCTCAGGCCGTTGTTGAGGAGATTCAGGGCGGCCCGCACAACTTGATTGAGAAGTTGGCGTCGGTGATTGTTGACCGTTTGATGCGGGATTTCGCTCCGCTTGCGGTGCAGGTTACGGTGCACAAGCCGCAGGCGCCTATCTCGGTGCCGTTTGGCGATGTGGCTGTGACGATGAGCCGCAGCCGTTCATAACGTTGGATGCTTCGTAGGGTTGGAGGCTGTTGTGTCGCAGGGGTCTGACTCGCAGGGTTCTGAGTTCAATGCATCGGAGCCGCATGAGGTGGAGCAGGGCCCGCTTCCGGAGGTTTTGACGCAAGAGCCGGGGTACCCGGTGATCGCTGTGATCGCGTTGGGCGCGAACTTGGGTGACGTTGTTGAGACGTTGGCGTTGGCGCGCGCGGAGATCGCGGCGTTGGATGGCGTCACGGTCACGGGTGAGTCGCCGATGGTGGTGACGGATCCGGTGGGCGGCCCAGAGGGTCAGCCTGAGTACTTGAACCAGGTCGTTGAGGTTTCGACGACGTTGTCACCTGCCGCTTTGCTGGAGCAATTGCAACGTATTGAGTTGGAGCATGGCCGTACTCGTGAGGTGCGGTGGGGTGCTCGGACGTTGGATTTGGATGTCATCACGTTTGGTTCTGTGGTGAGTGATCATCCGTTGTTGACTTTGCCGCATCCGCGCGCGTTGGAGCGTGGTTTTGTGGTGATTCCGTGGTCGTGGATGGATCCGGGCGCGTTTGTGGGTTCGGAGTCTGTGTTCCGTGTTGCGCGTGAGCTTGAGCCTTTGGGTGGGGTGCGTCCGTATATGGATCCGGCGCATCGACTGCCGGACTCGCGTGACGCCGCCGCTGAGACCAGCGGCACTGCATCTTCCGACGGTGACGGGGCTTCCGCATCGTGATTAAGTTGCGTGTTTTGCCGCTGCTGATTGGCTGGTTCGTGTTCGCGGCTGCGGGGTTGCTGCTGTCGACGCTGCTGGCTGTTGCGGGTGCGAACGTGTGGGCGGTGGGGTGGACGTCGTCGGCGGCGTTGCTTGCGGTGGCTGTTGTCGCGTTTGTGCTGGGTTTGTGGGTGTATTTGTCGCGGACGCGGCGCACGGATCGGCGGATCGACCCGTTGGCGGCGGTGCGCGTTGTGGTTTTTGCCCAGGCTTCCGCGCTGGTGGGGCTGGCGGTTTCGGGTTTCCATGCGGGCGTTGTGGTGGATGTGGCGTTGCATGGCGCTGTGGGCTCGCCGGTTTTCTGGCGTTCCGTGTTCGCGGTGGCGGCTGGCGTGATTGTGGCCGTGGTGGGGCTCGTGGTGCAGCGGTTGTGCACTGTGAATTCGGATGATGACGACGAACCCGGCCCAACGGAAGGAGCTCCAGATGCAGCATGACGATGCGGTCCACGCGGCCGAGGAACCGCGGGTTGCCGATACTGCGCAGCCGGGCGGGCAAGAGCCTGCACAGCCGCAGCCGTGGGTTGCGGATCATGAGTGGATCCCGGTGGATCCGCGGCTGGCGAAGGTTCAACATCTTGCGAATTTCTTCTCGACTGTGGCGTGGGCGGCCGGGGGTTGTGTTCCGTGGCTGTTGACGCATTTCGATGTGTGGGCCGCGCCAACCTGGCTTGTATGGGCTGGCTGGATTCTGGCTGCGTACTCGCTG
Encoded proteins:
- the folP gene encoding dihydropteroate synthase — translated: MFVANRLEGRLMFNLAATPGTGPNTSALPVIRAKSREDAWADLPHDRCLVMGVLNVTEDSFSDGGRFLNVDAAIAHGVEMMRAGADIIDVGGESTRPGADFVDPEVEVSRVVPVVKGLVAAGAVVSVDTTHASTARAAWEAGAHLINDVSGLTFEPEMAQVVAELGARVVLTHRRGDQKTMVDHAEYGDVVAEVVSELVEVRDQFVAAGVARENIILDPGVGFAKNAEHDWAVLNATDRFVALGHDVLIGTSRKRFLGRLLEERKRPHEVADRDAATHATSALAAASGAWAVRVHDVAGTRDAVEVARAWVNPAEAVEA
- the folB gene encoding dihydroneopterin aldolase; translation: MRPFQWDGHDVITISGISATGFHGVFDHERREGQTFVVDVKVATSFRVSAASDDVSDTLDYGLMSQAVVEEIQGGPHNLIEKLASVIVDRLMRDFAPLAVQVTVHKPQAPISVPFGDVAVTMSRSRS
- the folK gene encoding 2-amino-4-hydroxy-6-hydroxymethyldihydropteridine diphosphokinase, whose product is MSQGSDSQGSEFNASEPHEVEQGPLPEVLTQEPGYPVIAVIALGANLGDVVETLALARAEIAALDGVTVTGESPMVVTDPVGGPEGQPEYLNQVVEVSTTLSPAALLEQLQRIELEHGRTREVRWGARTLDLDVITFGSVVSDHPLLTLPHPRALERGFVVIPWSWMDPGAFVGSESVFRVARELEPLGGVRPYMDPAHRLPDSRDAAAETSGTASSDGDGASAS
- a CDS encoding DUF3180 family protein, producing MIKLRVLPLLIGWFVFAAAGLLLSTLLAVAGANVWAVGWTSSAALLAVAVVAFVLGLWVYLSRTRRTDRRIDPLAAVRVVVFAQASALVGLAVSGFHAGVVVDVALHGAVGSPVFWRSVFAVAAGVIVAVVGLVVQRLCTVNSDDDDEPGPTEGAPDAA